The window TTTATGTCCTTAAGCATTATACGCCATAGAGCATTACATGTCATCAACATACGATGTCATAAGTCGAGACACATTTTGCCTATCAGACGCATTAAAAAACTACGCTTTAAAACCTTAATGTTATTATGATTATTTAAAGCCTTTTTctgtaagttttgttttttttttatagaaaaaacaaacaaacaatcacTAACTATAAATACGGATATAAAAAAATGGCCAACTAACTTTTCAAATCAAAATCATATGTAACAAATTCTCTTGTAGTTATCAGtaattagagatgggtggacgcCTAGATCCCGagctccggttcggaagccaagtgcttaaccgctcagctaccgcacctcctggcattagttggggaaaactgaagacggttggtcgttgtggtggccacatgtgaccctcgttaactgtgggccacagaaaatatgacctttacatcatctgccccagtgcttttttttttcttgaaaaatataAGTGCCGGTACctagtgatggattgcctaacttttaactactaataaattaataataaacgttaaaatgcaagaatagtaataatttttcccccaCTTTGAAAAAgatgccggtacgccgtaccggggcgtaccgtcacaaaaaaaaaaagcactgatttgccccatagatcgcaaggtctgaaaggggaactttactttttattttatcagtAATTAAACTATCTATTGTCTCAAAGATGTATGTCTATATCCTATGACATTGATTAACTTCATTgaaattgagaaagaaaaaaaaatctttttattttaaataagaaattaatttgtaaaaagggggggggggacaaaagtAAGTGTTAGGCCTAATAAAAGTAGACTTAGATAGTCCTATACTATTGTATCTGCATAAATAAGTAAAAGAAAGTATTTTTGAAATATAGTGATCTATCTACACgtgacattttataaatattattaaaaataaaataataaaagatcTTTAAAAATATCCGCCAGTTGGCAGcctttgaaattaaaattatctatttttctatatagTATATACAGTACCTGAGTTAACTAAACCATGTCTAAACCATATGTTATATAGATTGGCcaactgtaggcctacatggataaagtaggcctaattattttaaatactagaaatcgggtaaagaaaaaaattgaatgagACGCTAAAGATCGATAGATTTACATATTTTCGTATCTAGAAATATCACCTGATTTTATAGCGTTATACACTTGTAACATAAAAcctttaattttgattttttttttttggtcataggCGTTTACGCTCGCAACATTTGTCTTGCTGCAAGCGATGGGTATGACCAAGGCGGATACAGCTTCAACTATTGATGCTCCTAGCAAACAGGACAGTAGCACTTGGGCAGACTCCAATGTAGTTCAGCCCACACGCACTGGGTCACTCATCAACCATGACCATGACTACATGAACTTGCAATCCCTTTTGACCAAAAACATTCCTGGAACAGCAGAaggtaaaatatatatttatatatacattttgagCTCACAGCATTTAAAATAATTGCTTGTTTAACGTTTCGAGGTTCTGTTTAATTTCCGAAAAGTAgagtttattttctttctttttttcttttttagaaaaGAATCGCATTGTTGATTTAATGCTTCAACTACTTGCCGAAATTGACTTGCCAACTTTGTGTGAAGTCATTGCCAATGACACGAGTCGAAAGACCAAGAATCCAAGCAGAGATGTTAAAGAGGCTGTCGGGAGCGAAGAGGCTATATTGACAACTCTTCCCACCTCTGACACAAGGCCTCGAAACGATGAAAAGGCAATTGCCATACCATATTTCAACATCTTAGGACAGTCAACGAATAACGAACAAGAAGCAGAGGTTCCCAGCTATGTTGGCAAAGGACTATCACATGAGTCGATTACAAGATACCACAAGAACATGATGGATAGGGTGAATAAAGGGATGAACGCCATGCGAGAGTACGGAAACAAGAGGAGGTCGTCTTATGCCAACGGCCtgacaagaaacaaaaatatattccaGAACACGTTTAATGCCAACGTTGGTGGGTTTCCCCAAGTCGACGAAAAGGAAGAACTACGCAATTTACATTCTGAAGATTCAGTGATGGGCTTGTGGAGCGTGAACTCTGAAGTCAATGGCGACACAATTGCACAGATAAATAGTTCAGAAGCGAATGAATTGTCAACGGAAATCGACTTTTTGAAGACAACAGCGTCCCCTGGCGATAGTTTAGGCTCCAAGAGTATATGGATTCAGTCCATGGGTGTTGAAAGACCCCATTCCGAACTGTATTCAAGATCTCTCATGACAAGAGATAGCTTAAATAATGGAGGCTTGATCAGAACGAAAAGGATAGATGAAGGTGAGAATGGGAATAATGACGTCAGTCAATGGAAATTGAATGAGATTTTATTTGAAAACGACAACCTGGTTGACCAATTTTCTACAACAGGAGAGGGGCTATACAAGCGTCAACCAAGCAGATTAAGCAACATGCTATTTCCTGATGCAAGTACAACGGCCAAAAGTAGCATAATAGTAAGCACAAGCAGCATTTACAACAGCAATGAACTCAACGGCCAGTATCAGACACAATTCTCTGACAAATACGATCTCTTGAACTCAGTCAATGACGTGCCATCTAAAGATGTTAAATACGCGAAAGTTGAAATGCTGAGTGACCTTAATAGTGTACATATGAACCAAGAAATGTCAGAGTTGGTTTCCAAGGCAGCACTTCCTTTAGATTACAATAACAATGTATTTTCCACCCAGTCATCGACCAAGTCTAGGGACGAGAACATTTTCGACTTCCCACACAACTCTACTTTCGAAGCAGGTAACTTTAGCCAAGGGCCTGATGCAAGCATCGATGACTTTTTTGGCGCCAATATTTTTGGAGAAGGCTTTGTCAACTCTCGTGAGAATGACGATTTACTTAAAAGTCCCACAATTGGCGCCTCGACGAACATTCGGGCTAAAGAGGATGACAAAGTCACGTCCACCGGGGAAAGTTATTTGACGAATGTGTTCTCCAGTGTCTCTAGCTCAAATAATGCTACCACTCAAGTGGGTGCAGCCGATACAGAGAGGAACTTTGATGATGTGACTGCTCAAACATTGGAAAGTGACTTTGTCAACAGTGCACTGAACAGTTCCAACAATTTTACGACGTCAATAAGTTCAAGATTGTCGAACGATATGGGAGGAAATAAACTTTTCTCTAACATTAGAACGAATAGCGTCCCTTTGACATCAAAGCATGAACGTGAAGCAGATTCGAATTTCACCACCAGCCAGATTGATAACAACTTTGTGATGAGTGGAAGTGAAATCAATAGAAACATACCAGCAACGCTAGAAACGTACATAGAATCTGCAGatactacaaaaacaaaactagacACTCAGAATGTTGAAAAAACAGCCTACAGTTTAATTAGGGCAACTACAGATAACAGAAACTATTCAACAAATGAAGTGGCTTACAATTCTCTATCAAAGGTGTTCAGAAGAAACGATGACTTCGTTCTCAACCTCACGTTAAATAACTCAAACATCAAACAACTAGATCGTCAATATAACGATGTCAACGCAAGCGACGCTATTATGTCTACGATGAAGAGTACAATTGAGTACAGCAACGACACTGAAACACCACAAAGGGTGTCAAGCTTCTCTGCACTTCAACAAAATGAAAGTGCTTCCCCATTAAAATCCAATGTTTTAGTTGGTATACTTAAAAACAGCGCCGGCTACAATTCAACTTCTCCTGACATTCAAGAGCTTCACATATCAAGGTCGACCATTCCTTTCCAAACGGAAGGCGCTGAACCATATGTACGCTACGAACCGTCAGGGAGGCAGGCAGAGAACGAGCCTTCGCTTCATTTGTTTGGTCCTTTCGGTGATGCGGAAAACAAACCGCAAGGGAAGCATGATGTAGTCGTGGCTGATGTAGTTAGTGCTGCCACACCAGAGAAGTCCCTCGAGTCCGCCAAGGAAGAGCTAGAAATGGAGCTCAAGAAGCTAACCGGGGACGTATCCAGCACGAATAAAGATTTAATCTCTGTCATGCGTGGAGATCAAAGGGGCGCACTACGCGGGGTATCCGCCACGTCATACCAGAATTTTCTGGCCCAACCAGTCATGAAAACTCTCAAGCGTATTCACGACGAGTTTCGCCGTCGTGacaaattgaataaaaattcGACAGCTGTCCTGACAAGACAAGCAAATAGTGTCACTGACATGGAAACGGTCTCAGCAGACGACACTCAAAATACGCCATCTTCTCCATTATATAACATCGCAGACGTCAGTTTTGATGgtctaaaagaaaatgttacatttttaacGAATGACACAGAGAACAAGAAAAGTGAAAAGTCAGAAGGTCGAAAAATCGATCATGTATTGAACGACTCTTACTCGAATCAATCAAATGTTACAAATCTGACCTCAGGATTAGTTAACGGAAcaacaaattatatttattcaCAAAACGCTTCAAACATTTTTATCTCCGCACTAAAAGTTGgattagaaaataaatcaaCTATTCTTAACGATGTTGAAACTGAAATTGATACCAAAGAAAGGACAATAAATGTTTCCAGTTCGAATTTCAGCCAAACCTTTGCACAAAATACAAGTAGAGAGTTTACAAATGTTGTAACGTCTGCTGGCTTGATGAACCTGACTAATCAATCGTCTTCAAGTGACATGAATAGGGAAAGACCCCAGATAATTTTTGATGGCGATATGAAAGGGAAGAATACGTCAGAGTCTATTGGACAAGGTCTGAGTACCAACTTTACGAATCAGGAAAAACAAATCACAAATTTTAGTAAATTTAATAACTTTATTGTTGACAACTCTACGAATAGAAGTACATTAAAGAGAAATGAGGATATTCAAACCAATAACTCATCTGCAAATCAATCTTCAGAGTTATTCAGTTACAAAATGATATCTCAGCACAACACTTCATTTGGCATGAAAGAGAACTCAACAAATGAATCAACGGGTGCTATAGCTGACAATGTTCTCATGACGCCAAATATAACCGGAGAGGAAGCTTTCAGCGATGTAAACATTATAGATATTAACATGAAAAAAAACGAGACTCAAGTCAATGATTCAAACTTTACAGATTTTAACATGGAAAACAGCGAGACTCAAGTCAATGATTCAAACTTTACAGTTATTA of the Biomphalaria glabrata chromosome 11, xgBioGlab47.1, whole genome shotgun sequence genome contains:
- the LOC106055059 gene encoding putative uncharacterized protein DDB_G0282133, which produces MQLLRAFTLATFVLLQAMGMTKADTASTIDAPSKQDSSTWADSNVVQPTRTGSLINHDHDYMNLQSLLTKNIPGTAEEKNRIVDLMLQLLAEIDLPTLCEVIANDTSRKTKNPSRDVKEAVGSEEAILTTLPTSDTRPRNDEKAIAIPYFNILGQSTNNEQEAEVPSYVGKGLSHESITRYHKNMMDRVNKGMNAMREYGNKRRSSYANGLTRNKNIFQNTFNANVGGFPQVDEKEELRNLHSEDSVMGLWSVNSEVNGDTIAQINSSEANELSTEIDFLKTTASPGDSLGSKSIWIQSMGVERPHSELYSRSLMTRDSLNNGGLIRTKRIDEGENGNNDVSQWKLNEILFENDNLVDQFSTTGEGLYKRQPSRLSNMLFPDASTTAKSSIIVSTSSIYNSNELNGQYQTQFSDKYDLLNSVNDVPSKDVKYAKVEMLSDLNSVHMNQEMSELVSKAALPLDYNNNVFSTQSSTKSRDENIFDFPHNSTFEAGNFSQGPDASIDDFFGANIFGEGFVNSRENDDLLKSPTIGASTNIRAKEDDKVTSTGESYLTNVFSSVSSSNNATTQVGAADTERNFDDVTAQTLESDFVNSALNSSNNFTTSISSRLSNDMGGNKLFSNIRTNSVPLTSKHEREADSNFTTSQIDNNFVMSGSEINRNIPATLETYIESADTTKTKLDTQNVEKTAYSLIRATTDNRNYSTNEVAYNSLSKVFRRNDDFVLNLTLNNSNIKQLDRQYNDVNASDAIMSTMKSTIEYSNDTETPQRVSSFSALQQNESASPLKSNVLVGILKNSAGYNSTSPDIQELHISRSTIPFQTEGAEPYVRYEPSGRQAENEPSLHLFGPFGDAENKPQGKHDVVVADVVSAATPEKSLESAKEELEMELKKLTGDVSSTNKDLISVMRGDQRGALRGVSATSYQNFLAQPVMKTLKRIHDEFRRRDKLNKNSTAVLTRQANSVTDMETVSADDTQNTPSSPLYNIADVSFDGLKENVTFLTNDTENKKSEKSEGRKIDHVLNDSYSNQSNVTNLTSGLVNGTTNYIYSQNASNIFISALKVGLENKSTILNDVETEIDTKERTINVSSSNFSQTFAQNTSREFTNVVTSAGLMNLTNQSSSSDMNRERPQIIFDGDMKGKNTSESIGQGLSTNFTNQEKQITNFSKFNNFIVDNSTNRSTLKRNEDIQTNNSSANQSSELFSYKMISQHNTSFGMKENSTNESTGAIADNVLMTPNITGEEAFSDVNIIDINMKKNETQVNDSNFTDFNMENSETQVNDSNFTVINMENNEIQVNDSNFINIENNETQVSDSNFIDMNMENSENQVNDSNLTDINMENNQTQVDDVNITGNMEDNESQSSDDFFKRFWPSSLSNSKENSNFLPDSEHDSALNMVDDSDTQKEDQMWKELMSDYLNKKNSYDDKRSLEAYQNELMNYNGRKNYWKSLKQNLLYHPKVKFAVKPEASPFLAEDLHKATSKTNKFRQVVKVNPWKAFNIELGKEKVKLQKEALKNNFRYPSFKIRHHDDLIIPSVKDYLWNARPWPKHEEILTVPSNSDKNSFEFSKVNDILREKQRNRNVLPSLAEHAKLWGNRFSQGYYGRVLDERSQAPSLMSSYMGLPGDATSRNTVQAKARSFLGYKGADQRFLSLPQVHHTAQTTDDMGKPESSLVPVVPENLLSPSRVNQLSPSLGDGNVPVESGVSNLSRRGGSEANAVHNSVSGNSMVPPGPTGVPAADDFKCPGLFGYYTDPENCGSFFVCSWGVSYRLQCSEGTLWNSVDAVCDWATNVSCDQRKSS